In Streptomyces venezuelae, the sequence CTTGAGGTCACGGCGCAGCTGCGCGTACTCCTCGAAGTTCCCCAGGTGACAGGTCATGCCCTCCTGATAGCCCGCCAGGCCCTCCTCGTTGCGCTGCACCTGCCGGGAGATCCCGACGACCGAGCGGTCGGCCTGGAACTGCGCGAAGGAGGTCTCCAGGAGCTCGCGCGAGCGGTGCCGCCCGAACTGGCTGACCAGGTTCACGGCCATGTTGTAGGAGGGCTTGAAGCTGGAACGCAGCGGATACGTACGGGTACCCGCGAGGCCGGCGAGACCCGCCGGGTCCATGCCGCGCTGCCACAGCACCACCGCATGACCCTCGACGTCGATGCCGCGCCGTCCGGCCCGGCCGGTCAGCTGCGTGTACTCGCCGGGGGTGATGTCGGCGTGCTGCTCGCCGTTCCACTTGACCAGCTTCTCCAGGATCACCGTGCGCGCGGGCATGTTGATGCCCAGCGCCAGGGTCTCCGTCGCGAACACGGCCTTCACCAGGCCGCGGACGAAGAGCTCCTCCACGACCTCCTTGAAGGTGGGCAGCATGCCCGCGTGGTGCGCGGCGATGCCCCGCTCCAGCCCTTCGAGCCACTCGTAGTACCCCAGGACATGCAGGTCCTCGGTGGGGATGGAGGCGGTCCGCGCCTCGACGATCTCACGGACCCTCAGCCGCGCGGACTCGTCGTTGAGCCGCAGGCCCGCGTACAGGCACTGCTGGACGGCGGCCTCGCAGCCGGCCCGGCTGAAGATGAAGTTGATGGCGGGCAGCAGCCCGTCGTTGTCGAGGCGGGCGATGACCTCGGGGCGGGACGGGGTCCAGATCCGGCCGCGGGAGCGCCGCTCGCGTTCACGGTCGGCCTCGCGGACCATCTTGCCGCGCCGCCGGTCCTTCGGACTGTAGGTACGGCTGTTCTCCTCGCGCGCCATGCGCAGCAGGTCGGGATTGACCTCCCGGCGCGCGGAGCCACGGCCGCCGTGGTCGGACTCCTCCTCGAAGAGGTCGTAGATCCGGCGGCCGGCCATGACGTGCTGCCACAGCGGGACGGGCCGCTCCTCGGAGACGATCACCTCGGTGTCCCCGCGCACGGTGTCCAGCCAGTCGCCGAACTCCTCGGCGTTGGACACGGTGGCCGACAGGGAGACCAGCGTCACCGACTCGGGGAGGTGGATGATCACTTCCTCCCAGACGGCCCCGCGGAACCGGTCGGAGAGGTAGTGGACCTCGTCCATCACGACGTAGCCGAGGCCGCGCAGCGACTGGGAGCCCGCGTACAGCATGTTGCGGAGCACCTCGGTGGTCATCACGACCACCGGCGCCTCGGAGTTGACGCTGTTGTCGCCGGTCAGCAGGCCCACCTTGTCGGCGCCGTAGCGCTTGACGAGGTCGGCGTACTTCTGGTTGGACAGCGCCTTGATCGGCGTCGTGTAGAAGCACTTGCGGCCCTGCGCGAGGGCCAGGTGCACGGCGAACTCGCCGACGATGGTCTTGCCCGAGCCGGTCGGGGCGGCGACGAGGACGCCCTTGCCGGCCTCCAGCGCCTTGCAGGCCTCGACCTGGTACGGGTCCAGATCGAAGTCGTACATCTCGCGGAAGGGGGCCAGGGCGGAGGCCTCTTCGGCGGCGCGGATCCGGGAAGCGGCGTACCGCTCGGCGGGTGAAAGTTCTTCGGTCATCTTGCTGTCGAGCCTACCCGCCACCTCCGACAACAGTCGCGATCATTTAAGTGAGCAGCCGGACGGCCCGGGGAACGCATTCGGCGGTCACGGGCAGCACTCCCAGCGGCTCGCCGTCCGCGTAGGCGCTCAGGCCCGCCGCCTCCAGGGTGATCTTCCTGGCCCGGTGCACGGTCACCTTCGGATGGCCGAGGTGGCGGCCCTTGTAGACCTGCGGGAACACCGTGAGCAGGGTGGTCCGGCTGCAGTCGCCGACGACCGTGACGTCGAAGAGTCCGTCGTCGGGGACGGCGTCCGCGCAGATGCGCATGCCCCCGCCGTAGGAGGATCCGTTGCCGACGGCCACCAGCGTGGCCTCGGTCTCGATCACCGGCCCGTCGTCCAGGGTGATCCGGTACGGGAACGGCCGGAAGGCGGCCAGCTCCGCGATCATCGCCAGGTCGTACTTGAAGCGGCCCACCGGCAGCCGCATCCGGTTGCCGCGGTCGTTGACCCGCGAGTCGAAGCCGGAGCAGAGCACCGTCCCGAACCACTGCTCGCAGTCGGCGCCGCCCACCCGGCCCAGGTCGATCTCCCGGATCCGGTTCTCCTTGATCGCTTCGGCGGCCATCCGCCCGGCCCGCTCGGGCTCCCGTACGGGCAGCCCCGTGGCGCGCGCGAAATCGTTGCCGGTGCCCACCGCGACCACCCCGAGCGGCACCGGCGTCCCCGCCAGGGCCTGGAGCGCCAGGGAGACCATCCCGTCGCCGCCCACCGCGACCACCGCGCCGGTGCCCTCCCGCACGGCGGCCGTCAGCCGGGCCAGCGCGTCCGGCGCGTCGGCGCCCACGACGGTCCGGACGGAAAAACCGGCCGCCCGGACAGCCGAAGCGGCCGGCTGCGCGGCGTGCGCGCCCCGGCCGCGCCCGGCGGTGGGATTGACGAAGAGGGTGACCTCGTGACTCATCCACGGGAATGTACCGGAGCCCGTTCCCGGGCCCCGGCCGACCCCGGGGGTCACCTCCCGACTGCTGCCGGGGCGTACCCGTCAGGTGGCGTCGTCGTAACCGTTGATCCGCTGGCGTCCGCCGTCGTCCTGTCCGGGCAGGGAGCCGGGAGCCGGAACGGACTCCAGCTGGCCGATCGGCGACGGGGTGAGGTCCAGCTGCGAGGCCTCGTCGTCGCTCAGATCCGCGTCGGGGTCGTTGCGCCGGCGCCTGCGGTCGTTGAGGAGACAGATGCCGAGGGCGGCGAAGTACAGGGCCACGATGGGCACGGCCAGCGCGAGCATCGTCGGCGGGTCGCCGGTGGGCGTCGCGAAGGCGGCGAAGATCGTGATGCCGAGGACCATGCCCCGCCACCAGCCCGCCAGCCGCTTGCCGGTGAGCACACCGGTGAAGTTCAGCAGGATCAGCAGCAGCGGCAGCTCGAAGGCCAGGCCGAACACGATCACCATGCGGGTGACCAGGTCGAGGTAGTCGTCGACCGGCAGCAGGTTGCGCGCGTGATCGGGGGTGAACTCCAGCATGATCGTCGCGGTCTGCGGGAGGATCTTGTACGCGATCACCGCGCCGGTCAGGAACAGGGGCGCCCCGACCGCGACGAAGCTCCGCGCGTACTTCTTCTCGTGACTGTGCAGCCCGGGCGCGGCGAACGCCCACAGCTGGTAGAGCCACACCGGGGCGGACAGCACCACACCGGCCATCAGGGCGACCTTCAGGGCGATCGAGAACGCCGAGATCAGGCCGTTCACGGTCATGTCGGCGCAGGGACGACCGTTGCGCTGGGTCACCACACCGTCCGTGCAGCCGACGGAGTCCAGCATCGGCTTCAACAGGAAGTTGATGATCTCCCGGTAGAAGAACGCGGCGACGATCGTGATCACCACGATCGCCAGGACCGACTTCAGCAGCCGGTTTCGAAGCTCACGCAGGTGCTCGATGAGAGGCATGCGCCCTTCGGCGTCCTTCGCCTGTCGTTCTTTCTTCTCCTGCTTGCGGGCAGACTTGAGCAACCCACGTCCCTTGTCTCGTTGCAGATGACTGGCGTGTACGGGGGGTGTCAGCCCTGGGTGGTGCGGTTCGGCTCGCCGACCGGACGCGAGCTGCTGACGTCACCCGGGGCGGCCTGGATGGTACGCGGGGCGACGGGCTGCGCGGACTGGTCCGCGGGCGCGGGGGCGACGTCGTCGTTCTCCCCGTCCTTCTTCATGGCCTTGGCCTCGCTCTTGAGGATGCGGGCCGACTTGCCGAGGGAGCGGGCCATGTCGGGGAGCTTCTTGGCGCCGAACAGCAGGATGATCAGTCCGACGATGACGAGGATTTCCCAACCCCTGAAGTTGCCCATAGGTATCTTCCTTCTTCTCCGAGGTTCACAGCACGCCGGACGGGCGCATGGGGACTTGCTCTACCGAGGATCGTAACCCCAGGGGGTTAACGCCCGGCAATCCCCGGGGGTCTTCCCGCTGCCACCCTGGCAGGTTCATGACGCCCCGGATGTACGCATTCGGGGGGTGCCCTTCCCGACGGGCGGGACGGCCCTCAGGGACGTACGCCGTTTCCGGCCCGCGCCAGGTCCACGGCCGCCCGCTCCAGCTCCGCCGAGGCGTCGGTGATCCGGCGGCTGGCCCGCGCCACCTGGGAGGCCAGTCTGCGCACCTCCACGTACACCCGCACCGCGAGCACGGCCAGCACGGCCACTCCGAGGAAGCCCAGGACAATTGCGAACATCGGCCACAGCATGGGCCGAGCCTAGGCCACCCGCCCGGTCAGACGCTGCGCAGGGTGCTCACGCCACCACCGGTGAGCAGCTCCACGATCCGCTCCCCGGCGGGCTTGCGGACGGCGGCACCGCATGCAGGACACGTGAAGGAGTAGAACGTGGTCCGCCGGCTGCCGCCGATGGCCAGCCGCAGGGCGGCCGCGTCCAGCTCGAAGCGGGCACGGCACTCGGGACAGGAGGCCTTGAAGGCGACGGGCCCGGATGTTGGCGACATCGACCGCGCTCCCCTCAGACCTGTTCCCCGTACCCCGCCAGTGCCTCCCGGGCGGCGCGGCGCGCGCTGTCCGCCAGCTCGGCCGGAGCGACGATCCGGCCCTCACGGCCCAGCCGCAGCGCCAGTCGGCGCAGCGAGGCCGGGTCCGGGCTGCGCAGGGTGATCCGCAGACCGCCCCCGGCCAGCTCCTCCGCGCTGTCGTGCGGGTAGTACTCGGCGACCCAGCGCCCGCCCGGCTCCACCTCGACCACGACCTCCGGGTCCTCGGCGGCCGGCTGGACCAGGCCCTCGGACAGGTCGCGCGGCTCGATGGCGGGCGGCTCGGCCCGCTCGTCCAGCAGCCTGATCTCCGCGACCCGGTCGAGACGGAAGGTGCGCCGGGCCTCCGAGAGGTGGCACCAGCCCTCCATGTACGTGTGCCCCACCGCGAAGAGCCGGATCGGGTCGACGGTCCGCTCGGTGAGCTCGTCCCGGGCGGGCGAGTAGTAGCGCAGCCACAGCCGACGGCGCTCCGCGATGGCCCGGTCGACGTCCGCGAAGACCCCGCCCTCGGACTCGAAGGTCACCGACAGCCGGGAGCTGGCCCCGGCCACCTCGCCCGCGGCCGCCTCCAGCTTGGCCGTGGCCCGCAGCAGGGCGTCCCGGTCGCTCTCGCGCAGCCCGGGCAGGGTGGCCACCGCACGCGCGGCCACCAGCAGCGCGGTCGCCTCGTCGGCGGCCAGCCGCAGCGGCTCGGCGGTGGACTCCCCCGACGCGTCGGGATTGCGCCACCAGATGCGCTCCCCGTCGGTGTCGATGTCGAGCAGGTCCCCGCCCCGGAAACTCGTCCCGCACATGGGCAGCACGTCGAGGTCCGAGATCAGCTCGTCCTCCGTGATCCCGAAGGCGCGCGCCACGTCCGCGACGTGCGCACCGGGGCGCTCGCGCAGGTAGGTCACCAGGGACAGCATCCGGCGGGTCTGGTCGATGGCGTTGGCAGCCATGCTGGTACGTCTCCCCCTCAGGGCACGTCTGTGGATGTCGCTCTTGTGGAGCGGTGCGGCCGCGGATCGGCCGCCGGGGCCCGCGGGCCCCGGGATCGGGCCCGCTCAGGCCCCGGCCACGGCCCTCAGCCGGTCCACCACGTCGGCCCGCAGGTCGGCGGGACCGACCACGACCACGTCGGGACCGAACTCCACCAGCCAGGCGTCCAGCCCGTGCCCGTACGGGATCTCCAGCTCGTCCCAGCCGTCCCCGCCCCCGCCCTCGCGCACCGCGGTGGCCTTGGCCCGCAGCGGATAGCCCGCCCCGGCCCGCAGCCGGATCAGCGCGCTGCGGTCCGCGCTCTCCCCGGCCCAGCTCGCCACGGTCTCCCGCACGGTCACCACGTCGGGCACCTCGGCCGTGTACTTCGCGGCCCGGGAGCGGACCTTGCCGGTGATCCGCGAGAGCCGGAACACCCGCTCCGCCCCGCGGTCGCGGTCGTAACCGGCCAGGTACCAGTGCCCGCGCCAGCACTCCAGCGCCCAGGGCTCCACCTGCCGGGTCTCGGGCCGGGCCGCGGTGGACTTGCGGTAGTCGAACACCACCGGCCGGCGGTCCCGGCAGGCCAGCATCAGCGGCTCGAAGGCCGCCTCGTGAACGGGGATGCGCGGCTCGATCGCGCTGTGCTGACCCTCGTACGGGTCCTCCGCCTCCGGCATCCCGCCCGCGCGCAGCTTCTGCAGGGCCCCGCTGGCGGCACCCGCCAGCCGCGCCTGCTGCCAGACCTTGGCCGCCAGCCCCAGGGCGGCGGCCTCCTCGGCGTCCAGCGAGACGGGCGGCAGCCGGTTGCTGTCCCGGCGGGCCAGATAACCGGTCTCGCCGTCCAGGTTCTCCACCGTCTCGATGACGAGGCCGAGTTCACGCAGGTCGTCCTTGTCCCGCTCGAACATGCGGTTGAAGGACTCGTCGTTGCCGGCCTCCATGTAGGCCTCGATGGAACCGCGCAACTCCCGCTTGCTGAGCGGCCGGCGGGTCCCCAGCAGACACAGCGCCAGATTCATCAGCCGCTCGGCCTTGGCAATCGCCATCGACGCCCTTCCGCCCTTCTCCGCCGGCACCTCGGCCGGACCGTCACGCGGGCAGCCCCCCGTTGCGGACGGACCCGTTGACCGTTGACCGTACCGCCCCGGCGCGCCCGGGCAAAAAGCGAGGGGCCCCCGCCGGACGGCGGGGGCCCCTCAACCGGACGCGGTGCCCGGATCAGCCGACCTGCATCAGGTCGCAGACGAAGATCAGCGTCTCGCCCGGGGCGATCGCACCGCCCGCACCACGGTCGCCGTAGGCGAGGTGGGCGGGGATGACCAGCTTGCGGCGGCCGCCGACCTTCATGCCCTGGACACCCTGGTCCCAGCCGGCGATGACCTGACCGACACCGAGCTGGAACTGCAGCGCGGAGCCGCGGTTCCAGGAAGCGTCGAACTCCTCACCGGTGGAGAAGGCCACACCCACGTAGTGGACGGAGACCCGGTCGCCCTTCTTGGCCTCGGCGCCGTCGCCCTCCCAGACGTCCTCGATCACAAGGTCCTTCGGGGCCTCGCCACCGGGGAAGTCGATCTCGGGCTTCTGAAGGTCACTCACGGAACTTCTCCTCATACGTACGAAACGGTCAACCGGAACAGTCTTACACCACGGCGAGGATGTCGAGGCTGAAGACCAGCGTCGAATTCGGCGGGATGGTGCCCTGCGCCTTGTCGCCGAAGGCCTGGTCCGGCGGGATGACCAGCAGGATGCGGCTGCCGACCTTCTTGCCGGCGATACCGTCCTTCAGGCCCTTGACCGGAAGGTCGGCCAGCGGCCAGGTGATCGCCTCGTCGGTCTTGTAGGTGCTCTCGAAGGACTTGTCGTCCTTCCACGTCTTGGCGTTGAACTTGACGACGACGTTGTCGGTGTCCTTCACGACCGCGCCGTCACCCTCCAGGACGTACGACGAGACCAGCTTGGCGGGCTCGGCCGTGTCCTTGGGCACGGTCACGGAGACCTCCTGGCCGTCCGTGTTCGTACCGACCTTGGGCAGGTCCTTGTTGTCCTGGGCGACCTCCTTGCCCGCAGCCGAAGCCGGGACGGTCGTGCCCTTGACGATGTCCACCACGAAGACCAGCGTCGCGTTCGGCTCGATCTTCCCCGGCGAGCCCTGCTCCCCGTAACCGAGCGCCGGCGGGATCACCAGCTCGACACGGCTGCCGACCTTCTGACCCTCCAGGCCCTGGTCCCAGCCCTTGATGACCGCGCCGGCACCGATCGTCACGTCGAACGGCGCGGGCGCCCCGAAGTTCTGGTCGAACGGCTTCTTGCCGTCCCACACCTGGCCGAGGTAGTGGACCTGCGCGATGTCGTTCTTCTTGAGCACCTGCCCGGTGCCCTCGCTGACTGTCACCACCTTGAGCTCCTTGGGCGGCTTGCCCTGCCCCTTCGACAGGGTGGGCGTCTCCCCGAAGGCAGCACCCTTGGTGATCGCGGGGGCCCCGTTCTTCATCTGGGCGGAGTCGGAGCCGCTGTCGTCGCCACACGCTGCGGTCGTCAGCAGCAGCAGGGGTACGACAAGCAGGCCGGCAAGTCGGCGCACGTGTTCCTCAGATCTCAGACGGCAAAGCGGTCGCTCGCCACTCTAAGCCGTGCGCAGGGCCCCGTACGAGAGACGTACGGGGCCCTGACGAGGAGTGCGATGTCACACTGCGGTCACTCTGCGGGACCTACATACCCGCGATCAGCTTCTCCACCCGGTCGTCCACCGACCGGAACGGGTCCTTGCACAGCACCGTCCGCTGCGCCTGGTCGTTGAGCTTCAGGTGCACCCAGTCGACCGTGAAGTCCCGCCGCTGCTCCTGCGCCCGGCGGATGAAGTCCCCGCGCAGCCGCGCCCGCGTCGTCTGCGGAGGCACCGACTTGCCCTCGAAGATCTTCAGGTCGTTGCAGATCCGCGCCGCCTGCCCCTTGCGCTCCAGCAGGTAGTACAGCCCGCGCCGACGGTGGATGTCGTGGTACGCGAGGTCTATCTGAGCCACCCGCGGGTTCGACATGGTCATGTTGTGCTTGGCCCGGTACCGCTCGATCAGCTGGTACTTCATGACCCAGTCGATCTCGGTCCCGATCCGGTCCAGGTCCTCCGCGTCGATCGCGTCGAGCGTGCGACCCCACAGCTCCAGCACCTGGTCCACCACACCGGTCCGGATCCCCCGGCGCTCGGCGAAGTCCACCGCCTTGTCGTAGTACTCCCGCTGGATCTCCAGCGCCGAGGCCTCCCGGCCGCTCGCCAGACGCACCTTGCGCTGACCCGTGATGTCGTGACTGACCTCACGGATCGCCCGGATCGGGTTCTCCAGGGTCAGGTCCCGCATCACCGTGCCCGCCTCGATCATGCGCAGCACCAGGTCGGTGGCCCCGACCTTGAGCAGCATGGTCGTCTCGGACATGTTCGAGTCACCCACGATGACGTGCAGCCTGCGATAGCGCTCGGCGTCCGCGTGCGGCTCGTCCCGGGTGTTGATGATCGGCCGCGAGCGGGTCGTGGCAGAGCTGACACCCTCCCAGATGTGCTCCGCCCGCTGGCTCACGCAGTAGACCGCACCCCGCGGCGTCTGCAGCACCTTGCCGGCACCACAGATCAGCTGCCGCGTGACAAGGAACGGAATGAGGATGTCCGCCAGGCGGGAGAATTCCCCGTGCCGGGCCACCAGGTAGTTCTCGTGGCAGCCGTACGAGTTGCCCGCCGAGTCGGTGTTGTTCTTGAAGAGATAGACGTCGCCCGCGATTCCCTCCTCGTGCAGGCGGCGTTCGGCGTCGACGAGCAGACCTTCGAGAATGCGCTCGCCTGCTTTGTCGTGAGTGACCAGCTCGGTCACGTTGTCGCATTCGGGAGTTGCATATTCCGGATGCGAACCCACGTCGAGGTACAGGCGGGCGCCGTTCCGCAGGAAGACATTGCTGCTGCGGCCCCATGACACAACACGGCGGAAGAGGTAGCGCGCCACTTCGTCAGGAGACAGTCGGCGCTGTCCCCTGAACGTGCACGTGACGCCGTACTCGTTCTCCAGCCCGAAAATGCGGCGGTCCATGACTGAACATTACGCCTCCCGCCCTCTTCTGAAACCGGGTTCGGGAGCGCCGTTTCGATCAGTTCCCGTCAGCACGCCGATCCACGCCCCGATCACGGCCCGATCGGCCCATCCGCCACACCCGCCGATCACGGCGCCGACGGCACCCCCGACGGCACGTCAGAAGCCGCCTGCGACACACCACCGGCCGAACCCGCCACCGCACGACTGCGCCCGCCGGCCCCCAGCGCCCGCTGAGTCACCATCAGAACCAGCAGCGCCGAACCGCCCGCCACACTCGCCACCCCGAAGCCCGCCGCCGTACCGCCCAGCTCCACCGCAGGCCCCGCCGCCGCCGTACCGATCGCCGCACCCACCCCGAAGAACGTCACCAGCCACGAGAACGCCTCCGTCACCGTGCCCACCGGAGCATGCCGGTCCACCACGATGAACGCACACGCCAGCGCGGGCGCCAGGAACACGCCCGCCAGCGCCGACAACGCCGTCATGGCCACCGGCCCCGGAACCAGCATCAGCGGCAGATAGCACACGGCCAGCAGCGCCACGATCCACCGCAGCCGCCGCTCCGGCGCACCCGCCCACTGCCGCGCCCCGTACAGCACCCCGCCCACCAGCGCGCCCAGACCCAGCGCCGCCATCAGCCAGCCGTACACCGACTGGCCCCCGTGATCGTCGGCGTACGCCACACCCGCCACCGTGATCGAACCCAGCGCCATGCCCACGAAGAAGAACGCACCCAGCAGCGCCCGCAGCCCCGGCGAACGCAGCGCGCCCAGCCAGTGCGCCTCGCGCGGCTCCGAACGCCACCTCCGCGAGGGCTCGCAGACCACCACGGACAGCGCCCCCAGAACACCGAGCGCATGGATCACCAGCAACGCCCCCGCCGGATCCCACAGCGACACGCACACCGTCACGAGCAGCGGCCCGACCGTGTACATGATCTCCTGCGCCACGGCGTCCATCGCGTACGCGGCGTGCACCCGCTCCTCCTTGCCGCCGAGCACCGAAGGCCACAGCGCCCGCAGTCCGCCCTCCAGCGGGGGCACGAAGAACCCGCCGACCACCACGGCCCCGTACGCGGCCGCCGCCGACCCGGTCCCCGCGAACGCGAGCCACGCCATACCCAGCGCCGAGAGCACCGCGGCCGGCAACTGCACCCGCGGCTGCCCGAACAGGTCCACGGCTCGGCCCAGCAGCGGCTGACCCACCGCGTTCGCCACGCCGTAGACCGCGGCGAGGGCGCCCGCAAGGCTGTAGCTGCCCCCCTCGGCCCGCGTGAACAGCACGATCGCGATCGCCGCGGTGGCATTCGGCAGCCGTCCGACGAGCGTGCCCGCC encodes:
- a CDS encoding helix-turn-helix transcriptional regulator produces the protein MAANAIDQTRRMLSLVTYLRERPGAHVADVARAFGITEDELISDLDVLPMCGTSFRGGDLLDIDTDGERIWWRNPDASGESTAEPLRLAADEATALLVAARAVATLPGLRESDRDALLRATAKLEAAAGEVAGASSRLSVTFESEGGVFADVDRAIAERRRLWLRYYSPARDELTERTVDPIRLFAVGHTYMEGWCHLSEARRTFRLDRVAEIRLLDERAEPPAIEPRDLSEGLVQPAAEDPEVVVEVEPGGRWVAEYYPHDSAEELAGGGLRITLRSPDPASLRRLALRLGREGRIVAPAELADSARRAAREALAGYGEQV
- the tatA gene encoding Sec-independent protein translocase subunit TatA, which translates into the protein MGNFRGWEILVIVGLIILLFGAKKLPDMARSLGKSARILKSEAKAMKKDGENDDVAPAPADQSAQPVAPRTIQAAPGDVSSSRPVGEPNRTTQG
- a CDS encoding FKBP-type peptidyl-prolyl cis-trans isomerase, with protein sequence MRRSSVSDLQKPEIDFPGGEAPKDLVIEDVWEGDGAEAKKGDRVSVHYVGVAFSTGEEFDASWNRGSALQFQLGVGQVIAGWDQGVQGMKVGGRRKLVIPAHLAYGDRGAGGAIAPGETLIFVCDLMQVG
- a CDS encoding FKBP-type peptidyl-prolyl cis-trans isomerase, with protein sequence MRRLAGLLVVPLLLLTTAACGDDSGSDSAQMKNGAPAITKGAAFGETPTLSKGQGKPPKELKVVTVSEGTGQVLKKNDIAQVHYLGQVWDGKKPFDQNFGAPAPFDVTIGAGAVIKGWDQGLEGQKVGSRVELVIPPALGYGEQGSPGKIEPNATLVFVVDIVKGTTVPASAAGKEVAQDNKDLPKVGTNTDGQEVSVTVPKDTAEPAKLVSSYVLEGDGAVVKDTDNVVVKFNAKTWKDDKSFESTYKTDEAITWPLADLPVKGLKDGIAGKKVGSRILLVIPPDQAFGDKAQGTIPPNSTLVFSLDILAVV
- a CDS encoding MFS transporter translates to MAAGYAELLRTRYAARLLAGTLVGRLPNATAAIAIVLFTRAEGGSYSLAGALAAVYGVANAVGQPLLGRAVDLFGQPRVQLPAAVLSALGMAWLAFAGTGSAAAAYGAVVVGGFFVPPLEGGLRALWPSVLGGKEERVHAAYAMDAVAQEIMYTVGPLLVTVCVSLWDPAGALLVIHALGVLGALSVVVCEPSRRWRSEPREAHWLGALRSPGLRALLGAFFFVGMALGSITVAGVAYADDHGGQSVYGWLMAALGLGALVGGVLYGARQWAGAPERRLRWIVALLAVCYLPLMLVPGPVAMTALSALAGVFLAPALACAFIVVDRHAPVGTVTEAFSWLVTFFGVGAAIGTAAAGPAVELGGTAAGFGVASVAGGSALLVLMVTQRALGAGGRSRAVAGSAGGVSQAASDVPSGVPSAP
- the tatC gene encoding twin-arginine translocase subunit TatC — protein: MLKSARKQEKKERQAKDAEGRMPLIEHLRELRNRLLKSVLAIVVITIVAAFFYREIINFLLKPMLDSVGCTDGVVTQRNGRPCADMTVNGLISAFSIALKVALMAGVVLSAPVWLYQLWAFAAPGLHSHEKKYARSFVAVGAPLFLTGAVIAYKILPQTATIMLEFTPDHARNLLPVDDYLDLVTRMVIVFGLAFELPLLLILLNFTGVLTGKRLAGWWRGMVLGITIFAAFATPTGDPPTMLALAVPIVALYFAALGICLLNDRRRRRNDPDADLSDDEASQLDLTPSPIGQLESVPAPGSLPGQDDGGRQRINGYDDAT
- a CDS encoding DEAD/DEAH box helicase, with translation MTEELSPAERYAASRIRAAEEASALAPFREMYDFDLDPYQVEACKALEAGKGVLVAAPTGSGKTIVGEFAVHLALAQGRKCFYTTPIKALSNQKYADLVKRYGADKVGLLTGDNSVNSEAPVVVMTTEVLRNMLYAGSQSLRGLGYVVMDEVHYLSDRFRGAVWEEVIIHLPESVTLVSLSATVSNAEEFGDWLDTVRGDTEVIVSEERPVPLWQHVMAGRRIYDLFEEESDHGGRGSARREVNPDLLRMAREENSRTYSPKDRRRGKMVREADRERERRSRGRIWTPSRPEVIARLDNDGLLPAINFIFSRAGCEAAVQQCLYAGLRLNDESARLRVREIVEARTASIPTEDLHVLGYYEWLEGLERGIAAHHAGMLPTFKEVVEELFVRGLVKAVFATETLALGINMPARTVILEKLVKWNGEQHADITPGEYTQLTGRAGRRGIDVEGHAVVLWQRGMDPAGLAGLAGTRTYPLRSSFKPSYNMAVNLVSQFGRHRSRELLETSFAQFQADRSVVGISRQVQRNEEGLAGYQEGMTCHLGNFEEYAQLRRDLKDRETDLAKQGAAQRRVQAASSLEKLKPGDIIHVPTGKFAGLALVLDPGVPAGRVNGHRGHEYAEGPRPLVLTAERQVKRLAAIDFPVPVEALDRMRIPKTFNARSPQSRRDLASQLRTKAGHITPERRSRGRAAAADDREIARLRSELRAHPCHGCDEREDHARWAERYHRLQRDTQALERRIEGRTNTIARTFDRIHALLTELDYLREDEVTVHGKRLARLYGELDLLASECLRAKVWEGLSPAELAACVSALVFEARQSDDAVAPKVPGGAAKEALGEMIRIWGRLDALEEEHRINQAEGVGQREPDLGFAWAAYQWASDKSLDEVLREAEMPAGDFVRWCKQVIDVLGQVAAAAPAASGDSGSTVARNARKAVDALLRGVVAYSSVG
- the pafA gene encoding Pup--protein ligase; this encodes MDRRIFGLENEYGVTCTFRGQRRLSPDEVARYLFRRVVSWGRSSNVFLRNGARLYLDVGSHPEYATPECDNVTELVTHDKAGERILEGLLVDAERRLHEEGIAGDVYLFKNNTDSAGNSYGCHENYLVARHGEFSRLADILIPFLVTRQLICGAGKVLQTPRGAVYCVSQRAEHIWEGVSSATTRSRPIINTRDEPHADAERYRRLHVIVGDSNMSETTMLLKVGATDLVLRMIEAGTVMRDLTLENPIRAIREVSHDITGQRKVRLASGREASALEIQREYYDKAVDFAERRGIRTGVVDQVLELWGRTLDAIDAEDLDRIGTEIDWVMKYQLIERYRAKHNMTMSNPRVAQIDLAYHDIHRRRGLYYLLERKGQAARICNDLKIFEGKSVPPQTTRARLRGDFIRRAQEQRRDFTVDWVHLKLNDQAQRTVLCKDPFRSVDDRVEKLIAGM
- a CDS encoding diacylglycerol kinase, translating into MSHEVTLFVNPTAGRGRGAHAAQPAASAVRAAGFSVRTVVGADAPDALARLTAAVREGTGAVVAVGGDGMVSLALQALAGTPVPLGVVAVGTGNDFARATGLPVREPERAGRMAAEAIKENRIREIDLGRVGGADCEQWFGTVLCSGFDSRVNDRGNRMRLPVGRFKYDLAMIAELAAFRPFPYRITLDDGPVIETEATLVAVGNGSSYGGGMRICADAVPDDGLFDVTVVGDCSRTTLLTVFPQVYKGRHLGHPKVTVHRARKITLEAAGLSAYADGEPLGVLPVTAECVPRAVRLLT
- a CDS encoding helix-turn-helix transcriptional regulator, giving the protein MAIAKAERLMNLALCLLGTRRPLSKRELRGSIEAYMEAGNDESFNRMFERDKDDLRELGLVIETVENLDGETGYLARRDSNRLPPVSLDAEEAAALGLAAKVWQQARLAGAASGALQKLRAGGMPEAEDPYEGQHSAIEPRIPVHEAAFEPLMLACRDRRPVVFDYRKSTAARPETRQVEPWALECWRGHWYLAGYDRDRGAERVFRLSRITGKVRSRAAKYTAEVPDVVTVRETVASWAGESADRSALIRLRAGAGYPLRAKATAVREGGGGDGWDELEIPYGHGLDAWLVEFGPDVVVVGPADLRADVVDRLRAVAGA